Proteins co-encoded in one Bacillus sp. FSL H8-0547 genomic window:
- a CDS encoding MupG family TIM beta-alpha barrel fold protein: MIGISFYLQDPHAEQQILHAAASGVKRAFTSLHIPEEEGNLKQRAKELLELAEKHDIEIQADVSPSTLKHLDIHKFEELSAFGVRGIRLDDGFDEAAIKSLSSVFSLSINASTVTESELSALLENGLEPQKIIAWHNFYPRRETGLDEEFFHSQNELFRKYGIETAAFIPGAGTKRGPLYDGLPTLEKHRNISSYAAGVELLLKVNHVYIGDPGTEDSLIEKLSLYKKQNILTLRILSDQFTGGFYQFRPDASRDVFRLKDTRLAEEVKPCNTIERQIGMITMDNSGYGRYRGEVQICRRVLAADERVNVIGRVIDEDLPLLNLALSGQKVKIDAV; encoded by the coding sequence GTGATCGGCATATCATTTTATCTTCAGGACCCGCATGCAGAACAGCAGATTCTGCATGCGGCAGCATCAGGCGTGAAGCGGGCGTTTACCTCGCTTCACATTCCTGAAGAAGAGGGAAACCTGAAGCAGAGGGCAAAAGAGCTGCTGGAACTTGCAGAAAAACATGACATTGAGATCCAGGCCGATGTATCACCTTCCACACTAAAGCATCTTGACATACATAAATTCGAAGAGCTTTCTGCATTTGGAGTCAGGGGAATCAGACTAGACGACGGATTCGATGAAGCAGCGATTAAGTCACTTTCATCCGTTTTTTCCCTCTCTATTAATGCGAGCACAGTCACAGAGTCTGAGCTTTCAGCTTTGCTTGAAAACGGCTTGGAACCTCAAAAAATCATCGCATGGCACAATTTCTATCCGAGAAGAGAAACCGGTTTAGACGAAGAATTCTTTCATTCTCAAAATGAGCTGTTCAGAAAATACGGCATTGAGACAGCAGCTTTCATTCCAGGTGCAGGGACAAAAAGAGGACCGCTGTATGATGGACTGCCAACTTTAGAGAAACATAGAAACATATCCTCCTATGCAGCCGGTGTCGAACTGCTTCTAAAGGTCAATCACGTCTATATAGGCGACCCGGGTACAGAAGACAGCCTGATTGAAAAATTATCTCTTTATAAAAAACAGAATATTCTCACTCTAAGGATACTTTCAGACCAGTTTACAGGCGGCTTTTATCAGTTTCGGCCAGATGCATCAAGAGATGTTTTCAGACTAAAAGATACGCGATTGGCTGAAGAGGTAAAACCATGCAATACGATCGAACGGCAAATAGGAATGATTACGATGGATAACAGCGGATACGGCCGCTACAGGGGAGAAGTCCAGATTTGCAGGCGGGTGTTAGCGGCAGATGAAAGAGTGAATGTCATCGGGAGAGTGATAGATGAGGATTTGCCGCTTTTGAATCTTGCCCTGTCCGGTCAAAAAGTGAAGATCGACGCGGTTTAA
- a CDS encoding PTS transporter subunit EIIC: protein MAKGNNRNLLIAEQLLEHLGGAGNVSASTHCMTRLRVSPHDKSKVNMDAIKKTDGVLGVVEEETIQIILGPGAVNKVSAEFEKLLAAADGFDLKDAASKNKSEIDKKNAKPFKLFLRRIASIFIPLIPALVASGLITGITKAVVQAEWLAADSQLAIILTVIGSGLFAYLGILVGTNAAKEFGGSPALGALAGILVINPAVGDIALFGENLLPGRGGLIGVLFAAIFIAFVEKQVRKFVPQSLDIIITPTIALLITGIVTYIVFMPVGGFVSDTITKGLLSVLDLGGVVAGFVLGATFLPLVVTGLHQGLTPVHLELINSIGDDPLLPILAMGGAGQVGAAFAIYFKTKKKSLKRAIGGGLPSGMLGIGEPLIFGVTLPLGRPFLTACLGAGVGGAFQAHFDIATIAVGVSGLPLTFLVHTNQIILYLAGLAISYAAGFIFTYLFGFKDEMAAEFK, encoded by the coding sequence ATGGCTAAGGGGAATAACAGAAACTTACTCATTGCCGAGCAGCTGCTTGAGCATCTTGGAGGAGCAGGAAACGTCAGTGCTTCTACACACTGCATGACGAGGCTGAGAGTTTCTCCGCATGACAAATCAAAAGTAAATATGGATGCCATTAAAAAAACAGACGGTGTTCTTGGGGTTGTAGAGGAAGAGACGATTCAGATTATCCTTGGACCCGGAGCTGTCAACAAAGTTTCGGCCGAGTTTGAAAAGCTGCTTGCAGCAGCGGATGGATTCGACTTAAAGGATGCCGCATCGAAAAACAAATCCGAAATTGATAAAAAAAATGCAAAGCCGTTTAAACTGTTTCTCAGAAGAATTGCAAGCATCTTCATTCCGCTGATTCCGGCACTTGTCGCCTCCGGTTTGATTACCGGTATTACGAAAGCGGTTGTTCAGGCAGAGTGGCTTGCAGCCGATTCGCAGCTGGCCATTATTTTAACGGTTATCGGTTCAGGACTGTTCGCTTACCTTGGAATTTTAGTCGGTACAAACGCGGCAAAAGAATTTGGCGGTTCGCCGGCGCTTGGCGCACTCGCAGGAATTCTGGTCATTAACCCTGCAGTTGGCGATATTGCCCTGTTCGGCGAGAATCTTCTTCCAGGACGCGGCGGCTTAATCGGAGTCCTTTTCGCTGCCATCTTTATCGCTTTCGTTGAAAAGCAGGTGCGCAAATTTGTTCCTCAGTCTCTTGATATTATTATTACACCTACAATTGCACTTTTAATTACAGGGATCGTAACTTATATCGTATTCATGCCTGTTGGAGGTTTTGTATCGGATACGATCACAAAAGGACTTCTCAGCGTACTTGATCTTGGAGGAGTAGTAGCCGGCTTTGTACTTGGAGCTACGTTCCTTCCGCTTGTTGTAACAGGCCTTCATCAGGGTCTGACACCTGTACATCTTGAGCTGATAAATTCAATCGGCGATGATCCGCTTCTTCCGATTCTTGCAATGGGAGGCGCAGGTCAGGTAGGGGCAGCCTTTGCCATCTACTTTAAAACAAAGAAGAAAAGCCTTAAGCGCGCAATTGGCGGCGGCCTTCCATCAGGAATGCTCGGAATCGGCGAACCGCTGATCTTCGGTGTCACACTGCCTCTTGGCCGTCCGTTCCTGACAGCATGTCTTGGAGCAGGAGTAGGGGGAGCCTTCCAGGCCCACTTTGATATTGCGACAATTGCAGTCGGTGTATCCGGCCTGCCGCTGACATTCCTGGTCCACACAAACCAGATTATTCTTTACCTTGCCGGACTCGCCATCTCTTACGCTGCAGGTTTCATCTTTACGTATCTATTCGGATTTAAAGACGAAATGGCAGCTGAGTTCAAGTGA
- a CDS encoding MurR/RpiR family transcriptional regulator, whose product MTTGALSIIQTMLSKLPQSEQKLAEYILKHPHEVVNSTVSELSTSAKSSGAAVVRLCKSLGLKGFQDLKMRIAGDLMKSVEQGYRDIEPGESLYRVVEKTTSNTIQIIRDTAEIIDHDNLKMAISMLMKAKNVHFCGVGASNIVAQDAQQKLIRINKGATAFTDMHLVATLIANAQPDDVLFAISFSGETKEIVNVMKLARERGVKTIGLTHFGQTTVSSLSDVSLHTSFSNEAPFRSAATSSRLAQLYMIDILFLGMATEQYDKTVQYIDNTRAAIKSMTEKMK is encoded by the coding sequence ATGACAACCGGAGCTCTCTCCATTATCCAAACGATGCTTTCCAAGCTGCCGCAATCTGAACAAAAGCTTGCCGAATATATTCTCAAACACCCGCATGAAGTGGTAAACAGCACTGTAAGCGAACTCAGCACATCTGCAAAGTCAAGCGGCGCAGCTGTTGTCAGGCTCTGCAAATCACTTGGACTCAAAGGATTTCAGGACCTGAAAATGAGAATTGCCGGCGACCTGATGAAGTCTGTTGAACAAGGCTACCGTGATATTGAGCCTGGTGAATCTCTTTACAGAGTTGTTGAGAAAACGACAAGCAATACGATTCAGATTATAAGAGATACAGCGGAAATCATTGATCATGATAATCTGAAAATGGCAATCAGCATGCTCATGAAGGCGAAAAACGTTCACTTCTGCGGGGTAGGCGCATCAAACATCGTCGCGCAGGATGCCCAGCAAAAGCTGATCCGCATCAACAAAGGAGCAACTGCCTTTACAGATATGCATCTTGTTGCAACATTGATAGCAAATGCACAGCCGGACGATGTGCTTTTCGCCATTTCGTTTTCGGGTGAAACGAAGGAAATCGTCAATGTGATGAAACTTGCAAGAGAAAGAGGAGTGAAAACGATTGGACTTACCCATTTCGGGCAGACAACCGTTTCCTCACTCAGCGATGTCTCGCTTCATACTTCTTTCTCAAATGAAGCTCCTTTCAGGAGTGCTGCGACGTCATCACGGCTTGCGCAGCTGTATATGATTGATATTTTGTTCCTCGGAATGGCGACCGAGCAGTATGATAAGACCGTTCAATATATTGACAATACAAGAGCGGCGATCAAATCAATGACAGAAAAAATGAAATAG
- the murQ gene encoding N-acetylmuramic acid 6-phosphate etherase: MEKQLRSLTTELRNEQTMKIDSASTLEILSIMNNEDMKVAVAVQEVLPEVKAAVEFAYESLKKGGRIIYIGAGTSGRLGVLDAVECPPTFSTSPDTVIGLIAGGERAFVKAVEGAEDREDFGVNDLKSIQLTANDTVIGIAASGRTPYVYGGLQYAKSIGAKTVALSCNKDAKISEAAEVGIEVIVGPEVVTGSTRMKAATAHKMVLNMISTASMIKIGKVYENLMVDVNVSNYKLKERAVSIIQTLTGADYETAKETLEKAELKVKPSIVMIKAKVAYDEASDLLLRADGDVRKAISLHEG, encoded by the coding sequence ATGGAAAAACAGCTGCGTTCATTAACGACAGAATTGAGAAATGAACAAACAATGAAGATTGACAGCGCAAGCACGCTTGAAATCCTCTCAATCATGAATAACGAGGATATGAAAGTAGCGGTGGCAGTGCAAGAGGTGCTTCCTGAAGTGAAGGCGGCCGTAGAGTTTGCCTATGAATCTCTGAAAAAGGGAGGAAGAATCATTTATATTGGCGCAGGCACAAGCGGCAGGCTCGGAGTCCTCGACGCTGTCGAATGCCCGCCAACCTTCAGTACATCTCCGGATACAGTCATTGGACTGATTGCCGGGGGGGAACGTGCTTTCGTTAAAGCGGTAGAAGGAGCAGAAGACAGAGAAGATTTTGGAGTGAATGATTTAAAATCCATCCAGCTTACAGCTAATGATACGGTAATAGGCATTGCCGCAAGCGGAAGAACGCCATATGTTTACGGAGGCCTTCAATATGCTAAAAGCATCGGGGCTAAAACAGTCGCTCTTTCATGCAACAAAGATGCGAAAATTTCGGAGGCAGCGGAAGTCGGCATAGAAGTGATTGTAGGCCCTGAAGTTGTAACGGGTTCAACAAGAATGAAAGCGGCTACTGCCCACAAGATGGTTTTAAACATGATCTCAACAGCATCCATGATCAAAATCGGAAAAGTGTATGAAAATCTGATGGTTGATGTGAATGTGAGCAACTACAAGCTTAAAGAACGGGCTGTCAGCATTATTCAGACGTTAACTGGAGCAGATTACGAGACGGCTAAAGAGACACTTGAAAAAGCGGAGCTTAAAGTAAAGCCGTCCATTGTGATGATTAAAGCGAAAGTCGCGTATGACGAAGCATCTGATTTATTGCTTCGCGCAGACGGAGATGTCCGAAAAGCCATCTCACTTCATGAAGGATAA
- a CDS encoding VWA domain-containing protein, translated as MSSINLMKKTAGIVLEKKKLTGVVARVGLVLDISGSMRTLYKDGTVQKVVERILAVASQFDDDGMLDVWVYDNEFTRLPSVTERDFENYVNREILFNDSIHKFGRNDEPPVMFDVMTKYLKEEPSRDPAFIVFINDGGCKSTIKKPVVSSSDKPLFWQFVGIGDSNFKVLENLDTMEGRFIDNANFFHVQNIDAMTDEELYDRLLNEFPDWIREAKGKRVL; from the coding sequence ATGAGCTCGATCAATTTGATGAAAAAAACAGCAGGAATCGTACTTGAGAAGAAAAAGCTCACCGGAGTCGTCGCCCGGGTAGGCCTTGTTCTTGATATTTCCGGTTCAATGCGGACCCTCTACAAGGATGGAACCGTGCAAAAAGTAGTTGAGAGAATTCTTGCAGTGGCAAGCCAGTTTGATGATGACGGGATGCTTGACGTCTGGGTGTACGACAATGAATTTACAAGACTTCCTTCAGTCACAGAAAGAGATTTCGAAAACTATGTAAACAGGGAGATTCTCTTTAACGATTCTATACATAAATTCGGGCGCAACGATGAACCGCCGGTCATGTTTGATGTCATGACAAAATATTTAAAGGAAGAGCCAAGCAGAGATCCTGCGTTTATCGTTTTTATCAACGACGGAGGCTGCAAAAGCACCATTAAAAAACCGGTTGTCTCATCTTCTGATAAGCCGCTTTTCTGGCAGTTTGTCGGGATTGGAGATTCCAATTTTAAAGTGCTTGAAAATCTTGACACCATGGAAGGCAGGTTCATCGACAACGCAAACTTCTTCCATGTGCAGAACATCGATGCAATGACAGATGAAGAGCTGTATGACCGCTTGCTGAATGAGTTTCCGGACTGGATCAGAGAAGCAAAGGGCAAACGAGTATTGTAA
- a CDS encoding TerD family protein — protein sequence MSISLSKGQRIDLTKTNPGLTKVIIGLGWDTNKYSGGRDFDLDASAFMANAGGKVQNDHEFIFYNNLKSPDGAVEHTGDNRTGEGDGDDEQMIIDFSLMPSHVEKIGITVTIHDADARSQNFGQVSNAFVRVVNADTSEEVLRYDLGEDFSVETAVVVCELYKHGQDWKFNAIGSGFSGGLGALCRNYGLDV from the coding sequence TTGTCAATTTCTTTATCAAAAGGTCAGCGCATCGATCTTACAAAGACAAATCCGGGATTAACAAAAGTCATAATCGGACTGGGCTGGGATACGAATAAATATTCAGGCGGCAGAGATTTTGATTTGGATGCCTCGGCATTTATGGCAAATGCAGGCGGAAAGGTTCAAAACGATCACGAATTTATTTTTTACAACAATCTGAAGAGTCCGGACGGGGCAGTCGAACATACTGGCGACAACCGAACAGGTGAAGGAGACGGAGATGATGAGCAGATGATCATCGATTTTTCCCTGATGCCGTCCCATGTTGAGAAAATAGGTATTACCGTAACCATCCATGACGCAGATGCACGAAGCCAGAATTTCGGACAGGTTTCAAACGCATTTGTACGTGTTGTGAATGCCGACACCTCTGAGGAAGTTCTCCGCTATGATCTAGGAGAAGACTTTTCGGTAGAAACAGCAGTTGTCGTCTGCGAATTGTACAAGCACGGCCAGGACTGGAAGTTCAATGCCATCGGCAGCGGTTTCTCCGGAGGACTTGGTGCGTTATGCCGAAACTATGGACTTGATGTCTGA
- the aldA gene encoding aldehyde dehydrogenase, whose translation MKTHKLYINGEYIDSTSKETIEVVNPATEEVISSIFAGTEEDANKAIEAAFEAQKKWEKVPSAERGKIVRALGDRVKDRRDTFIELLMEEQGKPYEQASGEIDTAIDYFYYMSEWARRIEGEIIPSDRANENILMFRKPIGVVAGIVPWNFPVFILARKVATALITGCSIVLKPSQQTPNTAAEFTKIIDEMKDIPTGVYNFITGKGSTIGNVMASHPKVGIITMTGSVKAGTKVMEAAAKNITKVNLELGGKAPAIVTKHANLDTAVKSIKTSRITNSGQACTNAERVYVHEDVAEEFIEKMTQAMKDTKVGMPSDRESEMGPLVSMDRLETVEKMVQNAVAAGAKILTGGKRAEMTSGFFYEPTVITNVSQDSEIIQEEIFGPVLPIMTYKTLDEAIELANDSDFGLSSSIYTDNVHEAMRAANELKFGETFINRENFEAIQGYHAGLRKSGLGGADGKHGIEDFTVTHAVYMQYDDKKA comes from the coding sequence ATGAAGACACATAAATTATATATTAATGGTGAATACATCGATTCAACATCAAAGGAAACAATTGAGGTCGTCAATCCGGCGACAGAGGAAGTCATTTCGTCCATTTTTGCAGGAACAGAGGAAGATGCAAATAAGGCAATTGAAGCAGCTTTTGAAGCACAGAAGAAATGGGAAAAGGTTCCCTCAGCAGAAAGAGGGAAAATTGTAAGAGCTCTTGGAGACAGAGTAAAAGACCGCCGCGATACCTTTATAGAGCTGCTGATGGAAGAACAGGGCAAGCCTTATGAACAGGCCAGCGGAGAAATCGACACGGCCATTGATTATTTTTACTATATGTCCGAATGGGCAAGGCGAATAGAGGGAGAAATTATCCCAAGCGACCGGGCGAACGAGAACATTCTGATGTTCAGAAAGCCGATAGGGGTTGTGGCAGGAATTGTTCCCTGGAACTTCCCGGTCTTTATACTGGCAAGAAAGGTCGCAACCGCTCTGATTACAGGATGCTCAATCGTCCTTAAGCCAAGTCAGCAGACACCAAATACGGCGGCAGAATTCACAAAAATCATCGATGAAATGAAGGATATTCCGACGGGAGTATATAATTTCATCACCGGTAAAGGTTCAACAATCGGCAATGTGATGGCCTCCCACCCGAAAGTCGGCATCATTACCATGACAGGAAGTGTAAAAGCAGGAACAAAGGTGATGGAAGCCGCTGCTAAAAACATTACCAAGGTCAACCTTGAGCTTGGAGGAAAAGCACCTGCCATCGTTACGAAGCATGCCAATTTGGATACTGCCGTTAAGAGCATCAAAACATCGAGAATCACAAATTCCGGACAGGCCTGCACAAATGCTGAACGTGTGTATGTTCATGAAGACGTAGCTGAGGAATTCATTGAGAAGATGACGCAGGCAATGAAGGATACGAAGGTTGGAATGCCTTCAGACAGGGAGTCTGAAATGGGACCTCTCGTCAGTATGGATCGTCTGGAAACGGTAGAAAAAATGGTTCAGAACGCTGTTGCGGCAGGTGCTAAAATTCTTACAGGCGGCAAACGGGCAGAGATGACTTCAGGTTTCTTTTATGAACCTACAGTCATTACGAACGTGAGTCAGGACTCAGAAATCATTCAGGAAGAGATCTTCGGTCCGGTGCTCCCGATTATGACCTACAAAACCCTTGATGAAGCCATTGAGCTTGCAAATGATTCAGATTTTGGTCTTTCATCTTCCATCTATACAGATAATGTCCATGAAGCCATGCGGGCTGCCAATGAACTGAAGTTCGGCGAGACCTTCATAAACCGTGAAAATTTCGAAGCCATTCAAGGCTATCATGCCGGCCTACGCAAATCAGGGCTTGGCGGAGCTGACGGCAAACACGGGATTGAGGACTTTACCGTCACACACGCTGTTTACATGCAGTATGACGACAAAAAAGCATAA
- a CDS encoding TspO/MBR family protein — MKRFSGFALLNAAGYVLVIVVNYLANALPLNGQTSAEVSDSIPVLFTPAGYAFSIWGLIYLLLGIWTARQFFVNEEERMNYAKIGIWFFLSCIFNSLWLFAFHYELFPVSLLVMLALLISLIVVYTRIQRLPERKWLMRTPFSIYLGWISVATIVNFFIFFYTAGIESFLGLNELAWAVIMLIVGAVLAVLFTFKNDDVYYPLVFIWAYIAIYVMQDPAAIKRTVVITVIVIAAAVLLKLIQKLRK, encoded by the coding sequence ATGAAGAGATTTTCCGGTTTTGCCCTTCTGAATGCGGCGGGATATGTTCTCGTCATTGTCGTTAACTATCTCGCAAATGCCCTGCCGCTAAATGGACAGACATCAGCTGAAGTGTCTGACAGTATTCCGGTTTTATTCACGCCTGCAGGCTATGCATTTTCCATCTGGGGACTGATTTACCTGCTGCTTGGAATTTGGACGGCAAGACAATTTTTTGTGAATGAAGAAGAACGCATGAACTATGCGAAGATTGGCATTTGGTTTTTCCTTAGCTGCATCTTTAACAGCCTATGGCTATTTGCTTTCCATTATGAACTGTTTCCGGTCTCGCTGCTTGTCATGCTGGCACTGCTGATTTCCCTGATTGTCGTGTATACACGCATTCAGCGTCTTCCAGAACGGAAATGGCTGATGAGAACACCGTTTTCGATTTATCTAGGTTGGATTTCAGTTGCAACAATCGTAAACTTTTTCATTTTCTTTTATACGGCGGGCATCGAGTCATTCCTTGGCTTGAACGAGCTTGCCTGGGCAGTTATTATGCTGATTGTCGGCGCCGTGCTGGCCGTCTTGTTTACATTTAAAAATGATGATGTCTATTATCCGCTTGTCTTCATCTGGGCGTATATTGCCATATATGTTATGCAGGATCCGGCCGCCATAAAAAGAACCGTTGTCATAACCGTGATTGTGATTGCAGCGGCTGTTCTGTTAAAACTCATTCAGAAGCTTCGGAAATAA
- a CDS encoding S8 family peptidase: MRGQVRLLPHKYGPIVKNVKTNSEGVQMIQAPKLWEKGIRGRGITIAVLDTGCDINHPDLRGNIAGARNFTTDDNGDQNRVTDYHGHGTHVAGTIAASKYVGVAPQAKILVVKVLAGDTGSGEYDWIVKGILYAIEQKVDVISMSLGGPSDHSELRKAVKKAAANQISIVCAAGNEGDQDGGTSEYSYPGSYNEVISVGSVGFNRVSSPFSNSNNELDLVAPGERIVSTIPGGEYAAFSGTSMATPHVSGALALIKELEEKEFDRTLTEAEVYAQLIKRTVPHGNPKTLEGNGLLYLTAPDLLREAAEGASEE; the protein is encoded by the coding sequence ATGAGAGGACAAGTAAGGCTGCTCCCCCATAAATATGGTCCGATCGTTAAAAATGTGAAAACCAATTCAGAAGGTGTTCAAATGATCCAAGCCCCAAAGCTTTGGGAAAAGGGAATCCGCGGAAGGGGCATCACCATCGCAGTGCTCGATACCGGCTGTGACATCAATCACCCTGATCTGCGCGGCAATATAGCAGGCGCGCGGAATTTTACGACCGATGACAATGGGGACCAAAACCGGGTGACTGATTACCACGGCCACGGTACTCATGTCGCAGGAACAATAGCCGCATCAAAATATGTGGGTGTTGCCCCGCAGGCAAAAATTCTCGTTGTAAAAGTACTCGCAGGAGACACGGGAAGCGGTGAGTACGACTGGATTGTAAAAGGCATTCTTTACGCCATTGAACAGAAAGTGGATGTTATTTCCATGTCACTTGGAGGACCGTCTGATCATTCTGAGCTTCGCAAAGCGGTAAAAAAAGCCGCTGCGAATCAGATTTCCATCGTCTGTGCTGCGGGAAATGAAGGAGACCAGGACGGCGGAACATCGGAATATTCTTATCCAGGCTCATATAATGAAGTGATTTCGGTTGGCTCAGTTGGATTTAACAGGGTGTCTTCCCCTTTTTCCAATTCAAACAATGAACTGGATTTAGTTGCACCGGGTGAGCGGATTGTTTCTACTATACCCGGAGGTGAATATGCTGCATTCAGCGGGACTTCTATGGCCACCCCGCACGTTTCAGGTGCACTTGCTTTAATAAAAGAGCTTGAAGAAAAAGAATTTGACAGGACGCTGACTGAAGCTGAAGTTTACGCTCAGCTGATTAAGCGCACGGTTCCGCATGGCAATCCAAAAACGCTGGAAGGCAATGGGCTGCTCTACTTGACAGCGCCTGACCTGCTCCGCGAAGCCGCCGAAGGAGCTTCAGAAGAATAA
- a CDS encoding helix-turn-helix domain-containing protein, which produces MLEGKIIKFYRELYNIKQKDLGDAICSATHISKIERGLTEVSKETIQLLCERLGISIESEIENYHKIKKLLNEWHEAIIHKSHSKTEAVKQQLESSRLLQIQDFHRTYTLILARYYLSSSKNEEAGALLNEMRLWSGLSPYEQNLLLHIQGNYHLRAQNDYFKAIAVLKEINLAEYSNREYYYDLALAYHSIHSNVLAYFYAGKALQFFTENRSLSRIIETEMLMLIQLEQSDDAVFQNKEYQRLIEMSGDYGLDHQQALLHHNFGYHQLRQGEFTAAAEYYKKSADKRQPGDPNYLGSFEGYVNALSKEGLTKKEELAALAEKGLSLAEKDDNRTFIHFFTMHLFKINGEIESYYEYIENHAYPHFKELGYVLPAQHYGLLLFDYYMEKGDLIKANDFAKALIEKFRRNNQFV; this is translated from the coding sequence ATGCTGGAAGGGAAAATCATAAAATTTTACCGTGAACTCTACAACATTAAGCAAAAGGACCTTGGGGATGCAATCTGTTCAGCAACGCACATCAGCAAAATAGAACGCGGGCTGACAGAGGTATCGAAAGAAACCATTCAACTGCTCTGCGAGCGGCTTGGGATCAGCATCGAATCAGAAATTGAGAACTACCATAAGATTAAAAAACTTCTTAATGAATGGCATGAAGCCATCATCCACAAAAGCCATTCAAAAACCGAAGCGGTTAAACAGCAGCTGGAAAGCAGCCGCCTGCTTCAGATTCAGGACTTTCACCGTACATATACGCTTATTTTAGCCAGATACTATCTTTCATCTTCTAAAAATGAAGAAGCAGGTGCCCTTTTAAACGAGATGCGCCTTTGGAGCGGCCTGTCCCCATATGAACAAAATCTTCTGCTGCATATCCAGGGGAATTATCATTTGAGAGCCCAGAATGACTACTTTAAAGCAATTGCCGTGTTAAAAGAAATTAATCTTGCAGAATATTCTAACCGTGAATATTATTACGACCTGGCACTGGCTTACCATTCCATCCATTCGAATGTCCTTGCGTATTTTTATGCGGGTAAAGCCCTGCAGTTCTTTACAGAAAACAGAAGCCTGTCACGAATAATTGAAACGGAAATGCTTATGCTGATTCAGCTGGAGCAATCAGATGATGCTGTTTTTCAAAACAAAGAATATCAGCGTCTCATAGAGATGTCAGGAGATTACGGGCTGGATCATCAGCAGGCGCTGCTGCACCATAATTTCGGATATCATCAGCTCAGGCAGGGGGAATTTACAGCTGCTGCAGAATACTACAAAAAATCTGCCGATAAACGGCAGCCCGGAGATCCCAATTACCTTGGTTCTTTTGAAGGATATGTGAATGCTCTGTCCAAAGAGGGGCTGACAAAGAAGGAAGAACTGGCAGCCCTTGCAGAAAAGGGTCTGTCACTCGCCGAAAAAGACGACAATCGGACTTTTATTCATTTCTTTACGATGCACCTATTCAAAATAAACGGGGAAATCGAATCCTACTATGAGTACATAGAAAATCATGCCTATCCGCATTTTAAAGAACTTGGATATGTTCTTCCGGCACAGCATTACGGTTTATTGCTGTTTGATTATTACATGGAAAAGGGCGATTTGATAAAGGCTAATGACTTCGCTAAAGCGCTTATAGAGAAGTTCAGGAGGAACAATCAATTTGTTTGA